The following coding sequences lie in one Rutidosis leptorrhynchoides isolate AG116_Rl617_1_P2 chromosome 4, CSIRO_AGI_Rlap_v1, whole genome shotgun sequence genomic window:
- the LOC139904666 gene encoding BTB/POZ and TAZ domain-containing protein 1-like has product MCRSPTSPQNLESDHVSSESVEIIYILTSRGSKIPAHGRILAKASPVLESIIYSPTKHRSSENTIPILGVPCDAVEAFVQFLYTNRCNDEVMERFGIHLLALAHVYLVPQLKMKCTKALIGRLTIENVVDDLQLARLCDAPDLYLKCMKLISNRFKSVEETEGWKFLQNNDPFLELEILKFIDETESRRKSTRKHLQEQSLYFQLSEAMDCLEHICMEGCTSVGPYDKEPTKKKAPCRKFSICEGLQHSIRHFARCKKRINGGCVRCKRMWQLFKLHSSICEVPDSTCRVPLCRHFKTKGQQMRNEKEEERWELLVRKVVAAKAISSLSLPKRKLEKPPRSFREAINCHVGVAC; this is encoded by the exons ATGTGTAGAAGTCCAACATCACCTCAAAATCTCGAATCCGATCATGTTTCCTCGGAATCTgttgaaattatatatattttaacatcaCGTGGCAGTAAAATTCCGGCACACGGTCGAATTCTg GCGAAAGCGTCTCCGGTGTTGGAAAGTATAATTTACAGTCCGACGAAGCATCGGAGCTCCGAGAACACAATTCCGATTCTCGGTGTTCCGTGTGATGCCGTTGAGGCGTTTGTTCAATTCCTGTATACGAACAG ATGCAACGATGAGGTaatggaaagatttggaattcatcTGTTGGCGTTGGCTCATGTTTATTTGGTACCACAACTGAAGATGAAATGTACAAAGGCTTTAATCGGACGGCTGACGATAGAGAACGTGGTGGATGATCTGCAACTTGCTAGACTCTGCGATGCACCTGATCTTTACCTGAAATGTATGAAACTGATTTCTAACAGATTTAAGTCTGTTGAGGAAACTGAAGGATGGAAGTTTCTTCAAAATAATGATCCGTTTCTTGAACTTGAAATCCTCAAGTTCATCGATGAAACTGAATCG AGGAGAAAGAGTACTAGGAAGCATTTGCAAGAACAAAGTTTATATTTCCAATTAAGTGAAGCAATGGATTGTTTAGAGCACATTTGTATGGAAGGTTGTACAAGTGTAGGACCATATGATAAGGAACCTACTAAAAAGAAAGCACCTTGTAGAAAATTTTCTATATGTGAAGGCCTTCAACACTCGATTCGACATTTCGCAAGATGTAAAAAGAGAATCAATGGTGGATGTGTTAGGTGTAAACGTATGTGGCAGTTATTTAAACTCCATTCGTCGATTTGTGAAGTACCCGATTCGACTTGTAGAGTTCCGTTGTGCAG GCACTTCAAAACAAAAGGGCAACAAATGAGAAACGAGAAGGAAGAAGAAAGATGGGAATTACTAGTGAGAAAAGTTGTAGCTGCTAAAGCTATATCTTCTTTATCTTTGCCAAAAAGGAAATTAGAAAAACCTCCAAGATCATTTAGAGAAGCTATAAATTGTCATGTTGGTGTAGCATGTTAG